One window from the genome of Malacoplasma penetrans HF-2 encodes:
- the thrS gene encoding threonine--tRNA ligase — MKQNIKLNNTAAQIAFKAVQRILKDDFEIASSGMLEYGFFIEFKTSQSISSKDFSKIEKEMKKVISSGEKIEEIKSLNSINKYQKVFKEENKESTFIKIGKDFENVSAFEIEDNVNKVKIFKLTNIGGSYWQNNASLDQLTRISGVAFTTKEELEEWDKYMEEIKSRDHRKIGQDMEIFDFSNDIGQGLPIWLPNGEIIKKEIKKFLWSIFSKEKFLFIDTPILGSKELYIKSGHWEHYKENNFPPMEVDNETFMLRPMTCPHHLTYFNLKPHSYKELPYAICEDSKLHRYESSGGLIGLERVRTMELFDCHIITKPDQIEDVIRQLNNILKIVHKRMNIKIDRVDLSLRDPKDKVKYHDDDKMWKSSEKQLRDILKKLNYKAMEIEGEAAFYGPKIDFQVKTNLGKIITISTIQLDFLLPERFDVEYIDENNTKKRPVLIHFGVIGTYERFIATLLSQTKGLLPFWLAPVQISIIPVNNNIHLDYCKKIASELEENNIRVKLDDSNERLAKKIREAQISKIPFQLVIGDNEIKNNEITYRKYSEENSTTLKFNEFIDFIKKLKKE; from the coding sequence ATGAAACAAAATATTAAATTAAATAATACAGCTGCTCAAATAGCTTTTAAAGCAGTTCAAAGAATTCTTAAAGATGATTTTGAAATAGCAAGTTCTGGAATGTTGGAATATGGTTTTTTTATTGAATTCAAAACTAGTCAATCAATTTCATCTAAGGATTTTAGCAAAATAGAAAAAGAAATGAAAAAAGTTATTTCTTCAGGAGAAAAAATAGAAGAAATTAAATCATTAAATTCTATTAACAAATATCAAAAAGTTTTCAAAGAAGAAAACAAAGAAAGTACATTTATTAAAATTGGAAAAGATTTTGAAAATGTGTCTGCATTTGAAATAGAAGACAATGTTAATAAAGTTAAGATTTTTAAATTAACTAACATTGGTGGATCTTACTGACAAAATAATGCTTCTTTAGATCAATTAACAAGAATCTCAGGTGTAGCATTCACTACTAAAGAAGAATTAGAAGAGTGAGACAAATACATGGAAGAAATCAAATCTAGAGACCATAGAAAAATTGGTCAAGATATGGAGATTTTTGATTTCAGTAATGATATTGGACAAGGGTTACCAATTTGATTGCCAAATGGTGAAATAATTAAAAAAGAAATTAAGAAATTCTTATGAAGTATCTTTAGTAAAGAAAAATTTTTATTTATTGATACTCCAATTCTTGGAAGTAAAGAACTATATATTAAGTCTGGTCACTGAGAACATTATAAAGAAAACAACTTTCCTCCAATGGAAGTTGATAATGAAACTTTCATGTTAAGACCAATGACATGTCCTCACCACTTAACTTACTTCAATTTAAAACCACATTCTTATAAAGAGTTGCCTTATGCAATTTGTGAAGATTCAAAATTACATAGATATGAATCATCTGGTGGATTAATTGGTTTAGAAAGAGTTAGAACTATGGAATTATTTGATTGCCATATTATTACTAAACCAGATCAAATTGAAGATGTTATTAGACAACTTAACAATATATTAAAGATTGTTCACAAAAGAATGAATATTAAAATTGATAGAGTTGACTTATCATTAAGAGATCCAAAAGATAAAGTTAAGTATCATGATGATGACAAAATGTGAAAATCATCTGAAAAGCAATTAAGAGATATCCTTAAAAAACTTAACTATAAAGCTATGGAAATTGAAGGGGAAGCAGCGTTTTATGGACCTAAAATAGATTTCCAAGTTAAAACAAATTTAGGAAAGATTATTACAATCTCTACAATTCAATTAGATTTCTTATTACCTGAAAGATTTGATGTTGAATATATTGATGAAAATAACACTAAGAAAAGACCAGTATTAATTCACTTTGGTGTAATTGGAACTTATGAAAGATTTATTGCAACACTATTAAGTCAAACAAAAGGTTTATTACCTTTTTGACTGGCACCAGTACAAATCTCTATTATTCCAGTTAATAACAACATTCATTTAGATTACTGTAAAAAAATTGCTTCTGAATTAGAAGAAAATAACATTAGAGTAAAACTAGATGATTCAAATGAAAGGTTAGCTAAGAAAATTAGAGAAGCTCAAATCTCTAAAATTCCTTTCCAATTAGTAATTGGTGATAATGAAATTAAAAATAATGAAATCACATATAGAAAATATTCTGAAGAAAATTCAACAACATTAAAGTTTAATGAATTTATAGATTTCATTAAAAAGTTAAAAAAAGAATAA
- a CDS encoding DegV family protein translates to MQKNKIGFIVDSAIGLYGKEIESDNVRQVTFNITDKNNVEYNDDNTVLNAERILEEFDKGNSFKTSAVSPGKVMVAVEELLEKNDKVIIFTASSGLSSFHDNILYFEEEYKDKVYVVDTKEIGYAIEVLFKSVKEKLENGEDFFEVLDYCKEFYKYNYTSFTCENWSSLVNSGRVPKSLSKFLNALKTRPVINFDVKNKLGGIVKSFESSVEKILNQFKKVFGNDVFSNVEYVVFYNNKIDESRASYIRNKINSVFSIPKEKIIEKFVPNLVLVYTANGSFGLHIRCKNKSKNRDE, encoded by the coding sequence ATGCAAAAAAATAAAATAGGCTTTATTGTTGATTCTGCTATTGGTCTATATGGTAAGGAAATAGAGTCTGACAATGTGAGACAAGTGACCTTCAATATTACAGATAAAAATAACGTTGAATACAATGATGATAATACTGTTCTAAATGCAGAAAGAATTTTAGAAGAATTTGATAAGGGTAACAGTTTTAAAACTAGTGCTGTTTCTCCGGGTAAAGTAATGGTTGCTGTTGAAGAACTATTAGAAAAAAATGATAAAGTAATTATCTTTACAGCATCCTCTGGTTTATCTAGTTTTCATGACAACATTTTATATTTTGAAGAAGAATATAAAGATAAAGTATATGTTGTTGATACTAAAGAAATTGGATATGCTATTGAAGTATTATTCAAATCAGTTAAAGAAAAATTAGAAAATGGTGAAGATTTTTTTGAAGTATTAGATTATTGTAAAGAATTTTATAAGTACAATTACACATCTTTTACTTGTGAAAATTGATCTTCATTAGTAAATAGTGGTAGAGTTCCTAAAAGCTTATCTAAATTTTTAAATGCTTTAAAAACTAGACCAGTAATTAATTTTGATGTGAAAAACAAATTGGGTGGAATTGTAAAATCATTTGAAAGCTCAGTTGAAAAAATATTAAATCAATTTAAAAAAGTATTTGGTAATGACGTTTTTTCAAATGTTGAGTATGTTGTTTTCTACAATAATAAAATTGATGAATCTAGAGCTTCTTATATTAGAAATAAAATTAATTCTGTTTTTTCTATTCCTAAAGAAAAAATTATTGAAAAATTTGTTCCTAATCTTGTTTTAGTTTACACAGCAAATGGTTCATTTGGATTACACATAAGATGTAAAAATAAATCAAAAAATAGAGATGAATAA
- a CDS encoding IspD/TarI family cytidylyltransferase, translated as MKNNQVYAILLAAGSGSRVNSNIPKQYIDLNGLPLFFYSLKTFANFDLIDKVVLVVNHSYKYDVESLIKKYEWKNKVFIVNGGDTRHLSIINAVKFLKSIKINSDDIVLTHDCARPFVSTDIIKNNIDYINSSRCDVVSTGIVPEDTIGITDNSNLEKILNRQKLFIEQTPQSAKYKIFEEVYFGSNLSDKTLETSTDFCSLALLCNKDVKCVIGNKFNFKVTTDFDLVVAKEIIKNKQL; from the coding sequence ATGAAAAATAATCAAGTTTATGCAATTTTATTAGCTGCAGGTAGTGGTAGTAGAGTTAACTCAAATATTCCTAAACAATATATTGATTTAAATGGTTTACCATTATTTTTTTATTCTTTAAAAACGTTTGCTAATTTTGATTTAATTGATAAAGTTGTTTTAGTGGTTAATCATAGCTATAAATATGATGTTGAATCACTTATAAAAAAATATGAGTGAAAAAATAAAGTATTTATAGTAAATGGTGGAGATACAAGACATTTATCTATCATTAATGCTGTTAAGTTTTTAAAGAGCATAAAAATAAATAGTGATGACATTGTATTAACACATGATTGTGCTAGACCATTTGTTTCAACTGACATCATTAAAAATAATATAGATTATATTAATTCAAGTAGATGTGATGTAGTAAGCACTGGAATAGTTCCAGAAGATACTATTGGAATAACAGATAATTCTAATTTAGAAAAAATATTAAATAGACAAAAACTATTTATAGAACAAACTCCTCAATCTGCAAAATATAAGATTTTTGAAGAAGTGTATTTTGGTAGTAATTTAAGTGATAAAACTTTAGAAACATCGACAGATTTTTGTAGCCTTGCATTACTGTGCAATAAAGATGTCAAATGTGTAATAGGAAATAAATTCAATTTTAAAGTTACAACTGACTTTGATTTAGTTGTGGCAAAAGAAATAATAAAAAATAAACAATTATAG
- the ruvB gene encoding Holliday junction branch migration DNA helicase RuvB codes for MKLLQIRPQYLKDFCGKNNIKNNLLAYIDSSKNRNECLDHCLFYGPAGVGKTTLAKIISNELSQNIKIVQGPEIQEKTDILNLIYSLNENSIIFIDEVHSINPKCFELLYSAMEDFEINIEIGKDFNKKLTTVSIPKFTLIGATTKLGNLPAPFEERFGIVINISEYTEKEIYKILDFSLKQCDIKVDKKVLEIISHRSKGIPRIAKRILARYLDHSLTSNNTAETILKNIGVYEKGLNEIDLSYLLCIYENTKLGLKTLSQILNVDEKTIIEKIEPFLIKNNFISKTINGRILTDNGLNFLTTNNLIKNNKKSSVEDKTNN; via the coding sequence ATGAAGCTGTTACAAATAAGACCACAGTATCTTAAAGATTTTTGTGGAAAAAACAATATTAAAAATAATTTATTAGCTTATATAGATAGTTCAAAAAATAGAAATGAGTGTTTAGATCATTGTTTATTTTATGGGCCTGCAGGTGTTGGAAAAACAACATTAGCTAAAATAATTTCAAATGAATTATCTCAAAACATTAAGATAGTTCAAGGTCCGGAAATTCAAGAGAAAACAGATATTCTAAATTTAATATATTCACTTAATGAAAATAGCATTATTTTTATAGATGAAGTTCACTCCATTAATCCAAAATGTTTTGAATTACTTTATTCAGCTATGGAGGACTTCGAAATTAATATTGAGATAGGAAAAGATTTCAATAAAAAACTAACAACTGTTTCTATCCCAAAATTTACTTTAATAGGAGCAACTACAAAACTAGGAAATTTACCTGCACCTTTTGAAGAAAGATTTGGAATAGTTATAAACATTTCAGAATACACAGAAAAAGAGATATATAAAATTCTAGATTTCTCATTAAAACAGTGTGATATTAAAGTGGATAAAAAAGTCTTAGAAATTATTTCACACCGTTCTAAGGGAATTCCTAGAATTGCTAAAAGGATTTTAGCTAGATATTTAGACCATTCATTGACATCTAATAATACTGCAGAAACAATTTTAAAAAATATAGGTGTTTATGAAAAGGGATTAAATGAAATAGATTTATCTTATTTATTGTGTATATATGAAAATACAAAGTTAGGTTTAAAAACTTTATCTCAAATTCTTAATGTTGATGAAAAAACAATAATAGAAAAAATTGAACCTTTTCTAATTAAAAATAATTTCATTTCAAAGACAATTAATGGAAGAATTCTTACTGATAATGGATTAAATTTTCTGACAACAAATAACCTTATAAAGAACAATAAAAAATCTTCAGTTGAAGATAAAACAAATAATTAA
- the ruvA gene encoding Holliday junction branch migration protein RuvA codes for MIEYIIGKISYKNNNYLILENNFKGYKLFMSDPNIFEENSSAKIFVYTKIFQNNKNNFLFEYYGFKTLREKIFFENLLTVNGIGPKTSLTILRNDLNLLKELIRNEDIESLSVLEGFTNKTALSIVSALSYKLKNERISEYNNDVNHSSINQQSNSYNPVPDLVSALKALGYKKNMIEKAINLLIPQLSNVSEDQISDLISQAIKIISDEAVTNKTTVS; via the coding sequence ATGATTGAATACATAATTGGTAAAATCTCATACAAAAACAATAATTATTTAATTTTAGAAAATAACTTTAAAGGTTATAAATTGTTTATGAGTGATCCAAACATATTTGAAGAGAATTCTTCAGCTAAAATCTTTGTTTATACAAAAATATTTCAAAACAATAAAAATAATTTTTTATTTGAATACTATGGGTTCAAAACCTTAAGGGAAAAAATTTTCTTTGAAAATTTATTAACTGTAAATGGAATTGGACCAAAAACTAGTTTAACCATTTTAAGGAATGATTTAAACTTGTTAAAAGAATTAATCAGAAATGAAGACATTGAATCTTTATCAGTACTGGAAGGATTTACAAATAAAACAGCATTATCAATTGTCAGTGCTTTATCTTATAAATTAAAAAATGAAAGAATAAGTGAGTATAACAATGATGTAAATCATAGTAGTATAAATCAGCAAAGTAATTCATACAACCCTGTTCCAGATTTAGTATCTGCTTTAAAAGCACTTGGTTATAAGAAGAATATGATAGAAAAAGCTATTAATTTATTAATTCCACAATTATCAAATGTTAGTGAAGATCAGATTAGTGATTTAATATCACAAGCAATTAAAATAATTTCTGATGAAGCTGTTACAAATAAGACCACAGTATCTTAA
- a CDS encoding HPr family phosphocarrier protein: MKSINVTIIDPIGIHARPASMISSTAAKFQSSVTFKNGEKSANAKSVINLMALSAKQGNSIEIAVDGADEDAAIEAIKKVMEEEKLI, from the coding sequence ATGAAATCAATTAATGTAACTATTATTGATCCAATTGGAATTCATGCAAGACCAGCTTCAATGATTTCAAGTACTGCTGCTAAATTCCAATCTTCTGTAACTTTTAAAAATGGAGAAAAATCAGCAAATGCTAAATCTGTAATTAACTTAATGGCTCTTTCAGCTAAACAGGGAAACAGTATTGAAATTGCCGTTGATGGTGCAGATGAAGATGCAGCTATTGAAGCTATTAAAAAAGTAATGGAAGAAGAAAAATTAATTTAA
- a CDS encoding phospholipase D-like domain-containing protein — MFVINLLPVIGIFAFYIFGIIPFKIENSNEIKISSHHFNENENYSFTHSFLAKQESDKHSDFKFIFNYMNSPIYENNKITILDQSDLFKETIDIIREAKEFIHIQFYIISDCLWFYLLMNELVRKASQGVKIKFMYDWAGSHKRFNKSNLNFLERHGIEVEQFNPQTFNKYTSITNFRSHRKLVVVDNKFCITGGSNIGDEYLNLKKSYDNWKDLNFLIEGEVVNTLNLRFCNDWINYTNYKKKKNFDSKFYQNYKIHKAENKDICQAISSSPEFDLYVYQQILMSKISSAQKTIWIYTPYLLIPNEIINNLIFASHKGVDVRIMVPHFPDDKKFILTSNRSSYERFMKAGIQIFEYYGFMHSKAVIIDDDQCLIGSNNLDYRSLVINFETAISIISKDFNHQMKEIFLKDQKNSRLISLHYLHSKFNLRQKMYNSIINIIKPLL, encoded by the coding sequence ATGTTTGTAATTAATTTACTCCCTGTAATTGGAATATTTGCTTTTTATATATTTGGGATTATTCCTTTTAAAATAGAAAATTCAAATGAAATTAAAATATCATCACATCACTTTAATGAAAATGAAAATTACTCATTCACACATTCTTTTTTGGCAAAACAGGAAAGTGATAAACATTCAGATTTTAAATTCATTTTTAATTACATGAATTCACCAATCTATGAAAATAATAAAATCACAATTCTTGACCAATCTGATTTATTCAAAGAAACAATTGATATCATCAGAGAAGCAAAAGAATTTATTCACATTCAGTTTTATATCATTTCTGATTGTTTATGGTTCTATCTATTAATGAATGAACTAGTAAGAAAAGCAAGTCAGGGTGTAAAAATCAAATTCATGTATGATTGAGCTGGAAGCCATAAAAGATTTAATAAATCAAATTTAAACTTCTTAGAAAGACATGGAATTGAAGTTGAACAATTTAACCCTCAAACTTTTAACAAATATACTTCAATCACAAATTTTAGAAGTCATAGAAAATTAGTGGTTGTAGATAACAAATTTTGTATTACAGGTGGTTCAAATATTGGTGATGAATATTTAAACTTAAAAAAATCATATGATAACTGAAAAGATTTAAATTTCTTAATTGAAGGTGAAGTTGTTAATACATTAAACTTAAGATTCTGTAATGACTGAATTAACTACACTAACTATAAAAAGAAAAAGAATTTTGATTCAAAGTTTTATCAAAACTATAAAATCCACAAAGCAGAAAATAAAGATATTTGCCAAGCTATAAGCTCATCTCCAGAATTTGATTTGTATGTTTATCAACAAATACTAATGTCAAAAATTTCATCAGCCCAAAAAACTATTTGAATCTATACTCCCTATTTATTAATTCCTAATGAAATTATAAATAATCTAATTTTTGCTAGCCATAAAGGTGTTGATGTAAGAATTATGGTTCCTCATTTTCCAGATGATAAAAAGTTTATTCTTACAAGCAATAGATCATCATATGAAAGATTTATGAAAGCAGGTATACAAATTTTTGAATACTATGGGTTTATGCATTCAAAAGCAGTAATAATAGATGATGACCAATGTCTGATAGGAAGTAATAATCTAGACTATAGAAGTTTAGTGATTAACTTTGAAACTGCTATTTCTATTATTTCAAAAGACTTTAATCATCAAATGAAAGAAATCTTTTTAAAAGACCAAAAAAACTCTAGATTAATATCATTACACTACTTACATAGTAAGTTTAATTTAAGACAAAAAATGTATAATAGCATAATCAATATCATTAAACCTTTACTTTAA
- the pepF gene encoding oligoendopeptidase F — MNYKYDWDLSSLLENKNLDEVFNNWVNLNNELIKMYDNGTCYSNLNKLKKYLFFKLDMVPIENKLYNYVSNKLNEDLANKEMINWNQKLSSKISEFQLSFANEINIILDNKELIKSFIENDSEIKKFERFFDLIFKEENHKLSNEEEKLLVKLSSCFSHDSMFSTLVDSEIKLIPALNSKGKNIQFKSISEIDFILETSKDRVLRKNAYNSINKSFINFENTLATALYQNFLTLNQIAKIYNHKDYLAQVCFEDEVEVDFIDHVYNEVSKYQKNYQDFSKIENKYRKQKMNLSKLEPWDKAFDIYKTNKNNLTIEEAKEIVSESFKVFSDEYQSVAKKSFNENWISWLPKENKTSGAYSVSNTKGLNKYYVLLNFDKTFSSVYTVAHELGHAICSYYTNKNQDIYFESEIFDAEIPSVTNEVILSLFLLNKYSNNKEFKLKIYNDLITNFFSTTIRQIMFSYTEREIINFINENKPVGANEIKEIYAHTHKKFLGYSDKDVKRLLSKNGESLSIIFRIEHFYDGIFYVYKYSIGMVVGILSAIKIINNDKDFLSKYYSFLSAGTSLSPLDKIKLLDIDLTTSKPWEDVNKIVEKWIKEYKELIK, encoded by the coding sequence ATGAATTATAAATATGACTGAGATTTATCAAGTTTGTTAGAAAATAAAAATTTAGATGAAGTATTTAATAACTGAGTTAATTTAAATAATGAACTTATAAAAATGTATGACAATGGGACATGTTATTCAAATTTAAATAAATTAAAAAAATATTTATTTTTTAAACTTGATATGGTTCCTATTGAAAATAAATTATATAACTATGTGTCTAATAAACTTAATGAAGACTTAGCAAATAAAGAAATGATAAATTGAAACCAAAAACTTTCTAGTAAAATATCTGAATTTCAGTTAAGTTTTGCTAATGAAATAAATATCATTTTAGATAATAAAGAATTAATAAAATCTTTTATTGAAAATGATTCTGAAATAAAAAAATTTGAAAGATTTTTTGATTTAATTTTTAAGGAAGAAAATCATAAATTATCAAATGAAGAAGAAAAGTTACTAGTTAAACTTTCATCTTGTTTTTCTCATGATTCAATGTTTTCAACACTTGTAGATTCTGAAATTAAACTAATTCCTGCACTTAACTCAAAAGGTAAAAATATTCAGTTTAAATCAATTAGTGAAATTGATTTTATTTTAGAAACTAGTAAAGATAGAGTTTTAAGAAAAAATGCATACAACTCTATTAATAAAAGTTTTATTAATTTTGAAAATACTTTAGCTACAGCCTTATATCAAAATTTTTTAACATTAAATCAAATAGCTAAAATTTATAATCATAAAGATTATTTAGCACAAGTTTGTTTTGAAGATGAAGTAGAAGTTGATTTTATTGATCATGTATATAATGAAGTTTCTAAATACCAAAAGAATTATCAAGACTTTTCTAAAATAGAAAATAAATATAGAAAACAAAAAATGAATTTAAGTAAGCTTGAACCATGAGACAAAGCTTTTGATATTTATAAAACTAATAAAAATAATTTAACAATTGAAGAAGCAAAAGAAATTGTTAGTGAATCTTTTAAAGTTTTCTCTGATGAATATCAATCAGTTGCCAAAAAATCATTTAATGAGAATTGAATATCATGATTACCAAAAGAAAACAAAACTAGTGGTGCTTACTCAGTTAGTAATACAAAAGGTTTAAACAAATATTATGTCTTATTGAATTTTGATAAAACTTTTTCAAGTGTTTATACAGTTGCTCATGAATTAGGACATGCAATTTGTTCATATTACACAAACAAAAATCAAGACATTTATTTTGAAAGTGAAATTTTTGATGCTGAAATACCCTCTGTTACAAATGAAGTTATTTTATCTTTGTTTTTGTTAAATAAGTATTCAAACAATAAAGAATTTAAACTTAAAATTTACAATGATTTGATTACTAATTTTTTTAGTACAACTATCAGACAAATAATGTTTAGTTATACTGAAAGAGAGATAATAAATTTCATAAATGAAAACAAACCTGTTGGAGCAAATGAGATTAAAGAAATTTATGCACACACTCATAAAAAATTCCTAGGGTATTCAGATAAAGATGTTAAAAGGTTATTATCTAAAAATGGTGAAAGTCTATCTATCATTTTTAGAATTGAACATTTTTATGATGGAATTTTTTATGTATATAAATACTCAATTGGAATGGTAGTTGGTATTTTAAGTGCTATAAAAATTATCAATAATGATAAAGACTTTTTATCTAAATACTATTCTTTTTTATCAGCAGGTACTTCACTAAGTCCATTAGATAAAATTAAATTATTAGACATTGATCTAACAACGTCTAAACCATGAGAAGATGTAAATAAAATTGTGGAAAAATGAATAAAAGAATATAAAGAATTAATAAAATAA